Part of the Paenibacillus guangzhouensis genome is shown below.
AAAGCTACGCCGTTCACAAATGTCTCATCTTCTACTTCAGAAGCAGGCAACGAGATGTGATGTGCGCGACCGCCAAGGTCCACGAAACGGAAATCTACCCACTCAATATTGTTGTGCTTAATTAGGTCTAATACGCTTTGAACTGACATCCTTAATTCCTCCCATTCCCGAACATTAATCGGGTTTCCACTTGTGAATGTTCAACTTTCATTTCTTTGTTGAAGTAATTATATGCCTGAGTCGGAGCATCGTCAATACTCATGTCAGGTATTTTTTGAAGTTTATGTGAGGTAATGTGACATAGTACAAATCATTCGTTATAAAGTGCAAATGTCCCGAATTTAAAACAAAAAACCACTGCGATACCGCAGTGGCCTGGTTCAGATATGAATGAAATTAAACAACTTTCCACGATTCGAATGCTTCCGCTGGAGCCTTCGCCGTGTCGAATGTTTTGCCCATTAATGCGCCTAGCTTTTCTAGGTCTTTCAATAGATTCGCGAATTGATCCGGGAAGAGTGACTGCACGCCATCGCCTGTCATCGAATTGTCCGGGTCTGTATGCATCTCAATGATCAGCCCGTTCGCCCCAGCAGCCACAGATGCCTTCGACATGGTCTCTACCAATTCACGACGGCCCGTGCCATGGCTAGGGTCCGAAATAACAGGTAAGTGACTCAATTGTTGAAGGACAGGAATCGCCGTTAGATCCAGCGTGTTCCGTGTGTAGGTCTCGAAGGTACGAATACCGCGTTCACAGAGCATGACATTCGGATTCCCGCCTGCGAGAATGTATTCCGCTGCATTAAGGAACTCATCATACGTTGCGCTGAATCCGCGTTTCAGCAGGACAGGTGTATTGCACTCTCCAAGCTTGCGCAACAGATCGAAGTTCTGCATATTACGCGTTCCTACCTGGAGAATATCCGCGTATTCTGCGCAGATATCAACGGTATCTGGTGTCATGACTTCGGTAATCGTCAATAATCCATGCTTCTTCCCTGCTTCCGCCATCATGACCAGCCCTTCGACGCCGATGCCTTGGAAGCTGTAAGGGCCTGTTCTTGGCTTAAATGCGCCGCCGCGTAGGACTTGACCGCCTGCTAACTTCACAAGTCTAGCAATCTCGTCAATTTGTTCAGGTGATTCAACGGCACAAGGTCCGCCCATAATCGTCAGGTTGTTCCCGCCAATCTTCACACCTTTGATCTCAATGATCGTATCGTCCGGATGGAAATCACGGCTTGCGAGTTTGTAGGACTTCGAGATTTTGATAACATTCTCAACATCTTTCATCTGACGCAAATGCTCTGCGAGCTTCGGCTCGAATTGTCCAATAATCCCGATCACCGTACGATCTACACCGCGGGAGATATGGGCTTGTGCACCAGCTTGCTCAATCACTTTAACGATTTCATTCACACGGGCTTCCGACGTTTTATTCGATGTAATTGCAATCATGTTCAACACTCCTCAATTTTATCATTATCTATCGACATTCGATTTGTCATTATTCCACTATCACACTTCAACGCTTATACGCTTTTAAGCTTTTATACGTTAAAGCAATTATACGGCCAATCGTGATGCCCGTCAAGACGATTCAGACAATTATTTTATGCAAACGCTTTTTCAGAAAATAACATATTTACTTCCGAGGAAAGTTGTGGTTTAATTTCGATAGATATAGAAATAACAACAAACAACGAAGGTGAATTGAGTATGTTCGAAGAAAACGCAGATGCACGTCAAGCGGTCAAAGTATACAAAGCTCTCGGAGAACCTACGCGGCTCAAAATCGCTATGCTGCTGGTCGATGAACAGAATTTATGCTGTTCGGACATCAAAGGCAAACTTGAATCCGTTGCTGGTTCAACTCTGTCGCATCATTTGAAGCTGTTGACCGATGCCGGTCTATTGGAGCTCCGCAAAGATGGAACCTATATTTACTATCGCGTGAACCGCGAAGTCGCGCAGAAGTACGCACCGTTTTTACTCGTATAATTTTTTTTGTTGTTATTTCTATATTTTTAGAAATATAAAATTAATAGCTCGTGAGAGTGGAGAGGAGCATCACTGTGAAGTCAAATGCTTGGAAAATCTATATATTAGCCGCTGTCAGCTTTCTCGTTGGTACATCAGAAAATATTATTGCAGGGATTCTCGATAAAGTCGCAGCGGATACAGGCATTTCCGTCGCTGCAGCCGGACAATTAATTACCGTCTTCTCGCTGGCATTTGCATTTGGAACGCCCGTCCTCATGGCGGTGACGGCACGTATGGAAAGGAAAAAGCTGCTGATCTATTCCCTGAGCATATTCGTCATTGGCAATGCCATTGCCGCCATCCTCCCCGGATTCGGATTTCTCATTGCATCTCGCATCATCTCAGCGCTTAGCACCGGCGTCTTCGTCGTCACGTCCTTAACGGTTGCTTCCAAGCTCGCACCGCCGGACCGGCAAGGAAGCGCCATTGCCACCCTGGTCATGGGC
Proteins encoded:
- a CDS encoding ArsR/SmtB family transcription factor, with the protein product MFEENADARQAVKVYKALGEPTRLKIAMLLVDEQNLCCSDIKGKLESVAGSTLSHHLKLLTDAGLLELRKDGTYIYYRVNREVAQKYAPFLLV
- the aroF gene encoding 3-deoxy-7-phosphoheptulonate synthase yields the protein MIAITSNKTSEARVNEIVKVIEQAGAQAHISRGVDRTVIGIIGQFEPKLAEHLRQMKDVENVIKISKSYKLASRDFHPDDTIIEIKGVKIGGNNLTIMGGPCAVESPEQIDEIARLVKLAGGQVLRGGAFKPRTGPYSFQGIGVEGLVMMAEAGKKHGLLTITEVMTPDTVDICAEYADILQVGTRNMQNFDLLRKLGECNTPVLLKRGFSATYDEFLNAAEYILAGGNPNVMLCERGIRTFETYTRNTLDLTAIPVLQQLSHLPVISDPSHGTGRRELVETMSKASVAAGANGLIIEMHTDPDNSMTGDGVQSLFPDQFANLLKDLEKLGALMGKTFDTAKAPAEAFESWKVV